From a single Lolium rigidum isolate FL_2022 chromosome 7, APGP_CSIRO_Lrig_0.1, whole genome shotgun sequence genomic region:
- the LOC124676374 gene encoding CBL-interacting protein kinase 29-like, whose product MPSAACAVPPAAAPGDDNTAAVSPKVLLGRYELGGLLGRGASAKVYLARDLHTGRDVAIKSFPNPRAGGAGAGPAPIEREAAILRRLRHRHVVRLHEILGTRSRVHFVLDLAAGGELFSLVDASGRMTEDLARHYFRQLVSAVRYCHSRGVFHRDIKPENLLLDAAGDLKVADFGLGALAADGGSNPLRHTMCGTPAYVSPEILSKQGYDPAKVDIWSCGVVLFVLAAGYLPFNDGSLINMYRKIYAGRFRCPNWFSPELRHLLRCILDPNPATRIGTDGIMDHPWFRHGATGDDASLMRGHDEEAWFKTEFKEDVGREMSAFDILSFSPGSDLSGLFGAGPGTERVFVGEPAAAVLARVEDAGKKGGHTVRREGKNRAAGPVYIEAEGGIVAKVTVFKIADAVSVVEVVKGHGPEASAFWKDWLQPAVKPPAAAAAAV is encoded by the coding sequence ATGCCGTCCGCCGCCTGCGCCGTCCCACCCGCCGCGGCGCCGGGAGACGATAATACCGCCGCCGTCTCCCCGAAGGTCCTCCTCGGCCGGTACGAGCTGGGCGGCCTCCTCGGCCGCGGCGCGTCCGCCAAGGTGTACCTCGCCAGGGACCTCCACACCGGCCGGGACGTGGCCATCAAGTCCTTCCCCAACccgcgcgccggcggcgccggcgccggcccggCCCCCATCGAGCGGGAGGCGGCCATCCTCCGCCGCCTGCGCCACCGCCACGTGGTCCGCCTCCACGAGATCCTCGGCACGCGCAGCCGGGTCCACTTCGTGCTCGACCTGGCCGCCGGCGGCGAGCTCTTCTCGCTCGTCGACGCGTCCGGCCGCATGACGGAGGACCTCGCCAGGCACTACTTCCGCCAGCTGGTGTCCGCCGTGCGCTACTGCCACTCCCGCGGCGTCTTCCACCGCGACATCAAGCCCGAGAACCTCCTCCTCGACGCCGCCGGCGACCTCAAAGTCGCCGACTTTGGCCTCGGCGCCCTCGCCGCCGACGGCGGTAGCAACCCCCTCCGCCACACCATGTGCGGCACGCCCGCCTACGTGTCCCCCGAGATCCTCTCCAAGCAGGGGTACGACCCGGCCAAGGTGGACATCTGGTCCTGCGGGGTGGTGCTCTTCGTGCTCGCCGCGGGCTACCTGCCGTTCAACGACGGCAGCCTCATCAACATGTACCGCAAGATCTACGCCGGCCGGTTCCGCTGCCCAAACTGGTTCTCCCCCGAGCTGCGCCACCTGCTGCGCTGCATCCTCGACCCCAACCCCGCCACGCGCATTGGCACCGACGGCATCATGGACCACCCCTGGTTCCGCCACGGCGCCACCGGCGACGACGCATCACTCATGCGCGGGCACGACGAGGAGGCGTGGTTCAAGACGGAGTTCAAGGAGGACGTTGGGCGCGAGATGTCCGCGTTCGACATCCTCTCCTTCTCCCCCGGCTCCGACCTGTCCGGGCTCTTCGGCGCCGGCCCGGGCACGGAGCGAGTCTTCGTTggcgagcccgccgccgccgtgctcgccAGAGTCGAGGACGCCGGGAAGAAAGGCGGGCACACCGTGAGAAGGGAAGGAAAGAACCGCGCCGCCGGGCCGGTGTACATCGAGGCCGAGGGCGGCATTGTCGCCAAGGTGACCGTGTTCAAGATCGCGGACGCCGTGTCCGTGGTGGAGGTGGTCAAGGGCCATGGCCCGGAGGCCTCGGCGTTCTGGAAGGACTGGCTCCAGCCGGCCGTGAAGCccccggcagcagcagcagccgcagtGTGA